The Acinetobacter pittii genome contains a region encoding:
- the thiL gene encoding thiamine-phosphate kinase: MAEFSIIDQYFNRQSYTDVTLGIGDDSALITPPANQQLVICADTLVAGRHFPLDTSAHAIGWKSVAVNLSDIAAMGAKPHSILLALSLPTIDHEWLKGFSQGIYDCCNQFGVALIGGDTTQGPHLTITVTAMGWIETGQAVLRSGAKVGDYVCVSGQVGDAAYGLQHLGHPLQKRLDYPTPRCQLGQQLKGLASSMIDISDGLAQDLGHILKASKVGARLLLEKLPIDSTLQELPEQQRWQYALAGGDDYELCFTITPQNYEKLLQKQLDIKITMIGEIVEQTQLTFEHLGSDYPLQIHGYQHFA, translated from the coding sequence ATGGCTGAGTTTTCTATTATTGACCAGTACTTTAACAGACAATCTTACACAGACGTCACCTTAGGTATTGGAGATGACTCAGCCTTAATTACCCCTCCCGCAAACCAACAATTAGTGATCTGTGCAGATACACTCGTTGCTGGACGTCACTTCCCTCTTGATACTTCTGCCCATGCGATTGGCTGGAAAAGTGTGGCTGTCAATCTTTCAGATATTGCTGCCATGGGGGCAAAACCGCATAGTATTTTACTTGCGCTCAGCCTACCTACCATTGACCATGAATGGCTTAAAGGATTCAGTCAGGGAATTTATGACTGCTGTAATCAATTTGGGGTTGCTCTCATTGGTGGAGACACGACCCAAGGCCCTCATCTCACCATTACCGTCACAGCCATGGGCTGGATTGAAACTGGACAAGCTGTGTTACGTTCAGGCGCCAAAGTAGGTGACTATGTCTGTGTGAGCGGTCAAGTTGGTGATGCAGCGTATGGTTTACAGCACCTAGGTCATCCATTACAAAAAAGACTGGACTACCCGACGCCACGTTGTCAGCTTGGACAACAGTTGAAGGGATTAGCTTCAAGTATGATTGATATTTCTGATGGATTAGCCCAAGATTTAGGCCATATTTTAAAAGCTTCAAAGGTCGGTGCCCGATTACTTTTAGAAAAGTTACCGATTGATTCAACACTACAAGAACTACCGGAACAGCAGCGCTGGCAATATGCGCTAGCTGGTGGCGATGACTACGAATTATGTTTTACAATAACACCGCAAAATTATGAAAAACTTTTGCAAAAACAACTAGACATTAAGATTACAATGATCGGAGAGATCGTTGAACAAACACAACTAACTTTTGAGCATTTGGGTTCAGATTACCCATTGCAAATTCATGGATACCAACACTTTGCATAA
- the nusB gene encoding transcription antitermination factor NusB: MSQTLQAAYAAKRKARRFAVQGIYEWQMSHNPVHEIEARTRAENAMHKVDLNYYHELLTQVIAQHEDLDALLVPVLDRELSALDGVELATLRLGAYELRDHLEVPYRVVLDEAIELAKHFGGADSHKYINGVLDRLSSTLRSAEKQQAN, from the coding sequence ATGTCTCAAACACTGCAAGCCGCTTATGCAGCAAAACGTAAAGCACGTCGTTTTGCTGTACAAGGTATTTATGAGTGGCAAATGAGTCACAATCCTGTACATGAAATCGAAGCACGCACTCGTGCTGAAAATGCAATGCACAAGGTAGACTTAAACTACTATCACGAACTGCTAACACAAGTGATTGCACAGCACGAAGATCTTGATGCATTACTTGTTCCGGTACTTGACCGTGAACTTAGTGCACTTGATGGTGTAGAGCTAGCAACATTACGCTTGGGTGCTTACGAGTTACGTGATCATTTAGAAGTACCTTATCGTGTCGTTCTAGATGAAGCTATTGAACTCGCTAAACACTTTGGTGGAGCAGATAGCCATAAATATATTAATGGCGTTCTAGATCGTTTAAGTTCAACACTACGTAGTGCTGAAAAACAACAAGCAAACTAA
- the ribE gene encoding 6,7-dimethyl-8-ribityllumazine synthase has translation MAIRRIEGLLHLASEGRYAILVGRFNSFVVEHLLDGAIDTLKRHGVNEDNITVIHAPGAWELPIVAKKLATSNQFDAIIALGAVIRGSTPHFDFVAGECAKGLGVVALESSLPVINGVLTTDSIEQAIERSGTKAGNKGSEAALTAIEMVNLLKAI, from the coding sequence ATGGCAATTCGCCGTATTGAAGGTTTATTACATCTCGCAAGCGAAGGTCGTTATGCGATTTTAGTGGGTCGTTTCAACAGCTTTGTTGTTGAACACTTATTGGATGGTGCAATCGACACATTAAAACGTCATGGTGTAAATGAAGATAACATTACTGTTATTCATGCTCCTGGCGCATGGGAACTCCCGATTGTTGCTAAAAAATTAGCTACATCAAACCAATTTGATGCAATCATCGCACTTGGCGCAGTGATTCGTGGTAGCACACCACACTTTGACTTCGTTGCAGGTGAATGTGCAAAAGGTTTAGGTGTAGTCGCGTTAGAAAGCAGCTTGCCTGTCATCAATGGTGTATTAACTACTGATAGCATCGAGCAAGCCATCGAACGTTCAGGTACAAAAGCAGGAAACAAAGGTAGCGAAGCTGCGTTGACTGCTATTGAAATGGTTAATTTATTAAAGGCAATTTAA
- the ribBA gene encoding bifunctional 3,4-dihydroxy-2-butanone-4-phosphate synthase/GTP cyclohydrolase II, with product MPLSRVEDLVADIRAGKMVILMDDEDRENEGDLVIAATHVRPEDINFMITHARGLVCLTLSRERCKQLNLPLMVDQNGAQHSTNFTLSIEAAEGITTGISAAERAHTIQTAVAAHAKPTDIVQPGHIFPLMAQPGGVLHRAGHTEAGCDLTRLAGLEPASVICEIINEDGTMARRADLEIFAEKHGLKIGTIADLIHYRMTNEQTVERLDQKTIQTEYGSFELYRYREIGNPDIHLALVKGEPKEGVTTVRVHGFSPIRDLLKLNKADGEPAWNLDRALQTIAASDRGVLVWIGQDHLQDLGPALDDLNKPKPVKSNAALSHQYQTIGVGAQILRDLGVEKMKLLSSPLRFNALSGFNLEVVEYVTADQITTK from the coding sequence ATGCCGCTGAGTCGTGTTGAAGATCTTGTCGCCGATATTCGTGCAGGCAAAATGGTTATCTTGATGGATGACGAAGATCGCGAAAATGAAGGTGATCTTGTCATTGCAGCAACGCATGTTCGTCCTGAAGATATTAACTTCATGATTACCCATGCACGTGGTCTAGTTTGCCTAACGTTAAGCCGTGAGCGCTGTAAACAGTTAAATCTTCCTTTGATGGTTGACCAAAACGGTGCCCAACACAGTACAAACTTTACGTTATCCATTGAAGCCGCTGAAGGTATTACCACAGGTATTTCAGCAGCAGAGCGTGCACATACAATTCAAACTGCTGTCGCAGCGCATGCAAAACCAACTGATATCGTACAACCTGGCCATATTTTCCCATTAATGGCACAACCAGGCGGTGTTTTACACCGTGCAGGCCATACCGAAGCAGGTTGTGATTTAACACGTTTAGCAGGTCTTGAACCGGCTTCTGTCATTTGTGAAATCATTAATGAAGATGGCACAATGGCACGCCGTGCAGATTTAGAAATTTTTGCTGAGAAGCATGGCTTAAAAATTGGTACAATTGCGGACTTGATTCACTACCGCATGACCAATGAGCAAACGGTTGAACGTCTGGATCAAAAAACGATTCAAACAGAATATGGTTCATTTGAACTCTATCGTTATCGTGAGATTGGTAACCCGGACATCCATTTGGCTTTAGTCAAAGGCGAGCCAAAAGAAGGTGTTACAACAGTACGTGTGCATGGTTTCAGTCCAATTCGCGATTTGCTTAAGCTAAATAAAGCTGATGGTGAACCTGCGTGGAATCTAGACCGTGCACTACAGACGATTGCAGCGAGTGATCGCGGTGTTTTAGTCTGGATCGGTCAAGATCATTTGCAAGACTTGGGACCAGCGTTGGATGATTTAAATAAGCCAAAACCGGTGAAATCCAATGCAGCACTTTCACATCAATATCAAACTATTGGTGTCGGTGCTCAAATTTTGCGTGATTTAGGTGTTGAAAAAATGAAGCTTCTTAGCTCACCATTACGTTTCAATGCCTTATCTGGCTTTAATTTAGAAGTAGTGGAATATGTCACTGCTGATCAAATCACAACGAAATAA
- the serB gene encoding phosphoserine phosphatase SerB, which yields MREIILISFLGPDQPNQFTRLMQVLSVHSLQILDVGQAVIHNQLTLGIVVASNNETATALAMKEILILAHDIGLTVRFKPITGAEYDQWVSEGGRTRYIVTALAPELTAAHLQAVTKIVSSQGFNIETVTRLSGRVDFKKDSAFPRRACVQFGLSSGPTLDAQAMRAACLLLSSELNIDVAVQEDNAYRRNRRLVCFDMDSTLIEQEVIDELAIEAGVGAQVAEITERAMQGELDFQQSFRARVALLKGLDAAVLPKIAERLTITEGAERLISTLKALGYKTAILSGGFQYFAEYLQGKLGIDEVHANILDVQDGFVTGEVKGAIVDGARKAELLRELANKMGISLEQAMAVGDGANDLPMLAIAGLGVAYRAKPLVRQNANQAISSVGLDGVLYLLGMHDKDLNRA from the coding sequence ATGCGAGAAATCATTCTTATATCCTTTTTAGGACCGGACCAACCAAACCAGTTTACCCGATTAATGCAAGTACTATCCGTACATTCATTGCAAATACTGGATGTAGGTCAGGCTGTTATTCATAATCAACTTACATTAGGCATTGTGGTCGCTTCTAATAATGAAACTGCGACCGCATTGGCAATGAAAGAGATTCTGATTTTAGCACATGATATTGGCTTAACAGTGCGCTTTAAACCAATCACGGGCGCAGAATACGATCAATGGGTAAGTGAAGGTGGTCGGACTCGTTATATCGTCACGGCTTTAGCCCCAGAACTCACTGCGGCACACTTACAAGCAGTTACAAAAATTGTGTCTAGCCAAGGCTTTAACATCGAAACAGTAACGCGTTTATCAGGTCGTGTCGACTTTAAAAAGGATAGCGCATTCCCACGCCGTGCATGTGTACAGTTTGGTTTAAGTAGCGGCCCAACTTTAGATGCACAAGCTATGCGTGCTGCATGTTTACTTCTTTCAAGCGAATTAAATATTGATGTTGCTGTTCAAGAAGACAACGCTTATCGACGCAATCGCCGTTTAGTGTGTTTCGATATGGATTCAACCTTAATTGAGCAAGAAGTGATTGATGAGTTGGCGATTGAAGCAGGGGTAGGCGCACAAGTTGCTGAAATTACTGAAAGAGCAATGCAAGGTGAGCTTGATTTCCAGCAAAGCTTCCGTGCGCGCGTTGCATTATTAAAAGGTCTTGATGCCGCTGTTTTACCTAAAATTGCCGAGCGTTTAACCATTACCGAAGGTGCAGAACGCCTGATCTCGACCTTAAAGGCACTGGGTTATAAAACGGCAATTTTATCTGGTGGATTCCAGTATTTTGCTGAATATTTACAAGGCAAACTGGGTATTGATGAAGTTCACGCTAACATTTTAGATGTGCAAGACGGTTTCGTAACAGGTGAAGTGAAAGGTGCGATTGTTGATGGTGCCCGTAAAGCTGAGCTATTACGCGAGCTTGCAAATAAGATGGGTATTTCTCTAGAGCAAGCGATGGCAGTAGGTGATGGCGCAAACGACTTACCAATGCTTGCGATTGCAGGTCTAGGTGTTGCTTATCGTGCAAAACCATTAGTACGTCAAAATGCAAATCAAGCGATTTCAAGTGTTGGTTTAGATGGTGTGCTTTATTTACTCGGTATGCATGACAAAGATTTAAATCGTGCTTAA
- the aciT gene encoding ciprofloxacin tolerance protein AciT produces the protein MVTANFAAIAGFSLIAVALVAVFFSPYRRWLGFMLAGMFFWGLLEVVRFGVQVTFEMPVTYSYLTALSLAMVMVTFILLREDKQAQKALANRQYIEHTPVYEDDQQQCSSR, from the coding sequence ATGGTAACAGCGAATTTTGCCGCTATCGCCGGATTCAGCTTAATTGCTGTCGCGCTTGTTGCTGTTTTCTTTTCTCCTTACCGTCGTTGGCTTGGTTTTATGCTTGCAGGGATGTTCTTTTGGGGGCTATTGGAAGTGGTCCGTTTTGGAGTTCAAGTCACTTTTGAAATGCCAGTCACATATAGTTATTTAACTGCACTAAGTCTAGCGATGGTAATGGTTACATTTATTTTGTTACGTGAGGATAAACAAGCACAAAAGGCTTTGGCAAATCGCCAATATATAGAACACACGCCAGTATATGAAGATGATCAGCAGCAATGTTCTAGCCGATAA
- a CDS encoding SCP-2 sterol transfer family protein: MKLSSIPVVKLPLVDVSTDPLDLLVAGLVLRMKQLARTSPKFIELIHDRAFRIQIGTDLGVARQIIINNGQIDTVAGAPEKADFILQFADSEQGVKTLIKGDPTAFMTGMQEGSIKMEGDFSLLVWFNQVAKLIPPKLPKPVKDKVRQARAFIKEKTGR; the protein is encoded by the coding sequence ATGAAACTTTCTTCTATACCTGTAGTCAAGTTACCTCTCGTTGATGTCAGTACAGACCCGTTAGATTTATTGGTAGCAGGTTTAGTGCTGCGTATGAAGCAGTTGGCGCGTACTAGCCCTAAGTTTATTGAACTGATTCATGACCGCGCTTTCCGTATTCAGATCGGTACAGATTTAGGTGTTGCACGTCAGATCATTATTAATAATGGCCAGATCGACACGGTTGCAGGTGCACCTGAAAAGGCTGATTTTATTTTGCAATTTGCAGACAGTGAGCAAGGCGTAAAAACTTTGATCAAAGGTGACCCAACAGCATTTATGACGGGTATGCAAGAAGGCAGTATTAAAATGGAAGGTGACTTCAGCCTATTGGTATGGTTTAACCAAGTCGCTAAGCTCATTCCACCTAAGTTACCAAAACCAGTAAAAGATAAAGTACGTCAGGCGCGTGCTTTCATTAAAGAGAAAACTGGTCGCTAA
- the dtd gene encoding D-aminoacyl-tRNA deacylase, producing the protein MRALIQRVLEAKVVVDGETTGEIQHGLLVFLGIGRDDTLAVGQKLIDKILKYRIFDDEQGKMGWNVSQANGGILLVSQFTLMAQTQKGLRPDFGPAMPPSDAKALYEQLVEYAHSQFEKVQTGIFAADMKVHLINDGPVTFNLEVEA; encoded by the coding sequence ATGCGCGCTTTAATACAACGAGTTCTTGAAGCCAAAGTGGTCGTAGACGGTGAAACTACAGGCGAAATCCAACACGGCCTACTGGTGTTTTTAGGCATTGGCCGAGATGATACTCTGGCTGTTGGCCAAAAACTTATTGATAAGATTTTGAAATATCGAATCTTTGATGATGAGCAAGGCAAAATGGGCTGGAATGTATCTCAAGCAAATGGTGGAATCCTGCTCGTGTCACAATTTACCTTGATGGCACAAACACAAAAAGGTCTGCGTCCAGACTTTGGCCCAGCAATGCCACCTAGCGATGCAAAAGCTTTATACGAGCAATTGGTTGAATATGCGCATTCTCAATTTGAAAAAGTTCAAACTGGAATATTTGCTGCTGACATGAAAGTACATTTAATAAATGATGGTCCGGTGACATTCAATCTGGAAGTCGAAGCATAA
- the pncB gene encoding nicotinate phosphoribosyltransferase has translation MSPIIHSLLDTDLYKFTMLQVVLHKFPQTHSVYHFRCRNLEDTVYPLVDILDDLNEQLDHLCNLKYKEDELQYLRKLRFIKSDFVDYLELFQLKRRFIQASIDAEGRLDIHIEGPMVQAMMFEIFVLAIVNELYFSRIKTDQVWAEGERRLQAKLDLIQQYEKSQQPNDPPFLVSDFGTRRRYSFAWQKHVVAAFHKTVPNVFRGTSNVLLAKELNITPIGTMAHEFLQAFQALDVRLRDFQKAALETWVQEYRGDLGIALTDVVGMDAFLRDFDLYFAKLFDGLRHDSGDPYEWGDKAYAHYRKLKIDTKTKMLTFSDGLNLPKAWELHQYFKDRFQVSFGIGTNLTNDMGQKPLNIVLKLVECNGQSVAKISDSPGKTMTDNDTFLAYLRQVFEIEELEEVV, from the coding sequence ATGTCTCCAATTATCCATTCTTTACTAGATACAGACTTGTACAAATTTACGATGCTACAAGTGGTTTTGCATAAATTCCCGCAAACACATAGTGTCTACCATTTTCGTTGCAGAAACTTAGAAGATACAGTTTATCCGTTAGTGGATATTTTGGATGACTTAAACGAGCAACTCGACCATTTATGTAATCTCAAATATAAAGAAGACGAGCTACAATATTTACGAAAATTACGATTTATTAAAAGCGACTTTGTCGATTATTTAGAATTATTCCAACTTAAACGACGTTTTATTCAGGCAAGTATTGATGCCGAAGGCCGATTAGATATTCATATTGAAGGACCAATGGTTCAGGCGATGATGTTCGAGATTTTCGTTCTGGCCATTGTAAACGAATTATATTTTAGCCGTATCAAGACAGATCAAGTTTGGGCCGAAGGCGAACGCCGTTTACAAGCAAAACTCGATTTGATTCAGCAATATGAAAAATCTCAACAGCCAAACGATCCACCGTTTTTAGTTTCTGATTTTGGTACACGTCGTCGTTATAGCTTTGCATGGCAAAAACATGTCGTGGCAGCTTTTCATAAAACTGTACCAAATGTGTTCCGTGGTACAAGTAATGTATTACTGGCTAAAGAGCTTAACATTACACCAATTGGAACCATGGCTCATGAATTCCTACAAGCGTTTCAGGCGCTTGATGTCCGCTTACGTGATTTCCAAAAAGCTGCTTTAGAAACATGGGTACAAGAGTATCGTGGAGATTTAGGAATTGCCCTAACTGATGTGGTGGGGATGGACGCCTTCTTACGTGATTTTGACCTATATTTTGCCAAATTATTTGATGGCTTACGTCATGACAGTGGCGACCCGTATGAATGGGGTGATAAGGCGTATGCACACTATCGTAAATTAAAAATTGATACTAAAACTAAAATGCTGACTTTTAGCGATGGTCTTAATTTGCCAAAGGCATGGGAATTACATCAATACTTTAAAGATCGTTTTCAGGTGAGTTTCGGTATTGGAACTAACCTAACCAATGATATGGGACAAAAGCCGCTCAATATTGTATTGAAACTTGTTGAATGTAATGGCCAGTCGGTTGCGAAAATCTCTGATAGTCCGGGTAAGACCATGACTGACAACGATACTTTCTTGGCCTATTTACGTCAGGTTTTTGAAATCGAAGAACTTGAAGAAGTGGTTTAA
- the rhdA gene encoding sulfurtransferase, producing MTLPDFKLDLLIEAEELVPYLGNEYIRVVDLSRASVYEQLHIPHAIHLQPKWLVAQHEEATGVLPDEAGLQALIEKLNISPNHHVVVYDDEGGAWAGRLIWNLHCLGFTRTSLINGGIHAWLGAGLPTTAEVEKVSPVADLIQIDLSHAAQFRVNYEELRKQVEQESVQLWDCRTSDEYSGVRLAARRGGHIPNALHFEWSTALNRENHLKLHPLERTRQRLEQLGFDLHQPVVVYCQSHHRSGLAYILARLLGWEAKAYDGAWSEWGNRLDSPIITGESPS from the coding sequence ATGACCCTCCCTGATTTTAAACTCGATTTATTAATAGAAGCAGAAGAGTTAGTGCCTTATTTAGGCAATGAATATATTCGCGTTGTAGATTTGAGCCGTGCATCGGTTTATGAACAACTCCATATTCCACACGCTATTCACTTACAACCTAAATGGTTAGTGGCTCAACATGAAGAAGCAACTGGTGTTTTGCCAGATGAAGCGGGCTTACAAGCACTTATTGAAAAATTAAATATTTCACCTAATCATCATGTCGTAGTTTATGACGATGAAGGCGGAGCATGGGCTGGGCGTTTAATCTGGAATTTGCACTGTTTAGGATTTACCCGTACCAGTTTAATTAACGGCGGTATCCATGCATGGTTAGGTGCAGGCTTGCCAACTACAGCAGAAGTTGAAAAAGTTTCTCCTGTTGCAGACTTAATTCAGATTGATTTATCACATGCTGCGCAGTTCCGAGTGAACTATGAAGAGTTACGCAAACAAGTTGAGCAAGAAAGTGTGCAATTGTGGGATTGTCGCACGAGTGATGAATATAGTGGTGTCCGTTTAGCAGCGCGACGCGGCGGTCACATTCCAAATGCCCTCCATTTTGAATGGAGTACTGCACTTAATCGTGAAAATCATCTAAAATTGCATCCGCTTGAACGCACGCGGCAGCGCCTTGAACAACTCGGGTTTGATTTACACCAACCTGTAGTTGTGTACTGCCAGTCACATCACCGTTCCGGTTTGGCCTATATTCTGGCTAGACTCTTGGGCTGGGAAGCAAAAGCCTATGATGGTGCGTGGAGTGAATGGGGCAATCGCCTCGATAGTCCTATTATTACTGGAGAATCACCGTCGTGA
- the asd gene encoding archaetidylserine decarboxylase (Phosphatidylserine decarboxylase is synthesized as a single chain precursor. Generation of the pyruvoyl active site from a Ser is coupled to cleavage of a Gly-Ser bond between the larger (beta) and smaller (alpha chains). It is an integral membrane protein.) yields the protein MSFTSRLKKELFIKAQNLVPQHQLSRVVGKVAASENPVVKAAVIHAFKTKYGIDLSIAEQGNALKYKSFNDFFTRALKEGVRLVDENADSIVSPADGAISQIGKITAGEVFQAKGQSFSVEKLIGDPQLAQPFQDGEFATVYLSPRDYHRVHMPFAGTLTETLYVPGELFSVNQVTAENVPGLFARNERMVCLFDTELGRMAVVLVGAMIVAGIETVATGKVKPSGRIELQHHQLKLEKGAELGRFYLGSTAVILFEKDKIEWEQRFKAESVVVMGERMGHTI from the coding sequence GTGAGTTTCACATCTCGATTAAAAAAAGAATTATTTATTAAGGCACAAAATCTTGTACCACAGCATCAATTGAGCCGTGTGGTAGGTAAAGTGGCGGCGAGTGAAAATCCAGTTGTGAAAGCCGCTGTTATTCATGCATTTAAAACCAAATATGGAATTGATTTGTCGATTGCTGAACAAGGCAATGCATTGAAATATAAATCTTTTAATGACTTTTTTACCCGCGCATTAAAAGAGGGTGTACGTCTGGTTGATGAAAATGCAGATAGCATTGTTTCACCAGCGGACGGTGCAATTTCCCAAATTGGTAAAATTACTGCGGGTGAAGTATTTCAAGCAAAAGGTCAAAGTTTCTCTGTAGAGAAACTCATTGGCGATCCACAACTTGCTCAGCCATTTCAAGATGGTGAGTTCGCAACAGTTTATTTGTCACCGCGTGATTACCACCGTGTGCATATGCCATTTGCAGGTACATTAACAGAAACGTTATATGTACCAGGCGAGCTATTTTCGGTAAATCAGGTCACTGCTGAAAATGTACCGGGGTTATTTGCTCGTAATGAACGCATGGTGTGTTTGTTTGATACTGAACTTGGCCGTATGGCTGTTGTTCTAGTAGGAGCGATGATTGTTGCGGGTATTGAAACTGTGGCAACAGGCAAGGTAAAACCTTCAGGCCGTATTGAATTGCAACATCATCAGTTAAAGCTAGAGAAAGGTGCTGAGCTTGGACGTTTTTATTTAGGTTCTACAGCCGTTATTTTATTTGAAAAAGATAAGATCGAATGGGAACAACGTTTTAAAGCTGAATCTGTAGTTGTAATGGGCGAGCGCATGGGGCATACAATTTAG
- a CDS encoding acetamidase/formamidase family protein, producing the protein MLKVKCLTASVLSVLCISLTHANDFKVLNQISKQPTQLQTGEYKGNYYVPSTLNTITWGYLPNRDAKPVLTVPSGSVVTFDTVSHEGLLEDQGRNAEKFFKSKGVNSNQILEDAKIITQSNLKHDFHKDGPHIVTGPVAIEGAQPGDILKVEVLKVEPRVPYGVISNRHGKGALVGEFPKKEKQENASAEHPERYGNVSIFTPIEKNAKGEYEGVLKTESGKSIRFPLYPFMGIMGVAANTSEPVHSVPPAMYGGNIDINELGAGSTAYYPVQVKGALFYTGDSHFAQGDGEVALTALEASARATLKFTLLKAGRDKIPGKDLKQPLAENAEFWITPGLDEDLDEAMKKSTREAIRFLNQEYGIDEATAYAYLSAATDFEVSQVVDKTKGIHAKIRKADFKEFESK; encoded by the coding sequence ATGTTAAAAGTTAAATGTCTGACAGCTTCGGTTTTATCTGTACTTTGTATTTCACTCACTCATGCCAATGATTTTAAAGTTTTAAATCAAATTTCAAAACAACCTACTCAACTTCAAACTGGGGAATATAAAGGGAATTATTATGTTCCATCTACTTTAAATACCATTACATGGGGTTATTTACCAAATCGAGATGCTAAACCCGTGCTTACTGTTCCGTCGGGTAGTGTCGTAACATTTGATACGGTTTCTCATGAAGGTTTGCTTGAAGACCAAGGGCGTAATGCTGAAAAGTTCTTTAAATCGAAAGGCGTAAATTCTAATCAAATATTAGAAGATGCAAAAATAATTACGCAATCAAATTTAAAGCATGATTTTCATAAAGATGGACCGCATATTGTGACAGGCCCTGTTGCAATTGAAGGCGCACAGCCCGGTGATATTCTAAAAGTTGAAGTACTTAAAGTTGAGCCGCGTGTTCCTTATGGCGTTATTTCAAATCGACATGGTAAAGGTGCTTTAGTAGGGGAGTTTCCTAAAAAAGAAAAACAAGAAAATGCATCGGCTGAGCATCCTGAACGCTATGGAAATGTCTCAATTTTCACACCAATTGAAAAAAATGCTAAAGGTGAGTACGAAGGTGTATTAAAAACAGAATCGGGTAAATCAATACGTTTTCCACTATATCCTTTTATGGGAATTATGGGGGTAGCAGCCAATACTTCTGAGCCTGTTCACTCTGTACCACCTGCAATGTATGGCGGAAATATTGATATTAATGAATTAGGTGCAGGTTCAACCGCTTATTATCCTGTTCAGGTTAAAGGTGCATTATTCTATACGGGTGATAGTCATTTCGCGCAAGGGGATGGAGAGGTGGCATTAACGGCACTAGAAGCTTCAGCCCGCGCCACGCTGAAATTTACCTTGCTCAAAGCAGGTAGGGACAAAATACCAGGCAAAGATTTAAAACAACCTTTAGCTGAAAATGCTGAGTTTTGGATTACACCAGGACTTGATGAAGATCTAGATGAAGCGATGAAGAAATCTACACGTGAAGCCATTCGTTTCTTAAACCAAGAATATGGTATTGACGAAGCAACAGCATATGCCTATTTAAGTGCCGCAACTGATTTTGAAGTTTCACAAGTAGTAGATAAAACCAAAGGTATTCATGCAAAAATCAGAAAAGCTGATTTTAAAGAGTTTGAGAGTAAATAA